One Triticum dicoccoides isolate Atlit2015 ecotype Zavitan chromosome 5B, WEW_v2.0, whole genome shotgun sequence genomic window carries:
- the LOC119306172 gene encoding dehydrin DHN1, whose product MEYQGQHGHATDKVEEYGQPVAGHGGFTGGPTGTHGAAGTGAQLQVTRDDHKTDGVLRRSGSSSSSSSEDDGVGGRRKKGMKEKIKEKLPGGAHKDATAGQQHTAVAGEYAGTHSTEATGEKKGVMDKIKEKLPGGQH is encoded by the exons ATGGAGTACCAGGGGCAGCACGGCCACGCCACCGACAAGGTGGAGGAGTACGGCCAGCCCGTGGCCGGGCACGGCGGTTTCACCGGCGGGCCCACGGGGACGCACGGCGCCGCCGGCACCGGCGCGCAGCTCCAGGTGACGCGGGACGACCACAAGACCGACGGCGTCCTGCGCCGCTCCGGCAGCTCCAGCTCCAGCTCA TCTGAGGACGACGGCGTGGGCGGCAGGAGGAAGAAGGggatgaaggagaagatcaaggagaagctCCCCGGCGGAGCCCACAAGGACGCCACCGCCGGGCAGCAGCACACGGCGGTGGCGGGCGAGTACGCGGGAACGCACAGCACCGAGGCCACCGGCGAGAAGAAGGGCGTCATGGACAAGATCAAGGAGAAGCTTCCCGGCGGACAGCACTGA